One window from the genome of Polynucleobacter sp. MWH-Svant-W18 encodes:
- the folD gene encoding bifunctional methylenetetrahydrofolate dehydrogenase/methenyltetrahydrofolate cyclohydrolase FolD has protein sequence MPAQLLDGNALSKKIRTEIAARGAIVTAKGVRPGLAVIVVGDNPASQVYVRNKVKACEEVGFHSVLERYSAELGEEELLARIATLNADPSIHGILVQLPLPEHIAAERVLEAIAPHKDVDGFHVANAGALMVGQPEFKPCTPYGCMKILESIDYPIRGARAVIVGASNIVGKPMAMLLLQAGATVTICNSKTRDLAHHTKDADILVVATGKPRMVSGDMVKTGAVVIDVGINRLPDGKLCGDVDFDTAKYIAGWITPVPGGVGPMTITMLLMNTLEAAEKAAKP, from the coding sequence ATGCCTGCCCAACTACTAGACGGTAACGCACTCTCTAAAAAAATCCGCACTGAGATCGCAGCTCGAGGGGCTATTGTGACGGCGAAGGGTGTTCGACCTGGATTAGCAGTCATCGTCGTTGGTGACAATCCTGCTAGCCAAGTATATGTGCGCAATAAGGTCAAAGCCTGTGAAGAAGTCGGCTTTCATTCGGTGTTAGAGCGTTACTCTGCAGAGCTTGGTGAAGAAGAATTGCTCGCTCGTATTGCTACCCTGAATGCGGATCCCTCAATTCATGGCATCTTGGTACAGCTCCCCCTACCTGAACACATTGCAGCTGAGCGTGTCTTGGAGGCGATTGCCCCTCATAAAGACGTGGACGGCTTTCACGTTGCCAATGCAGGTGCCTTAATGGTTGGCCAACCAGAATTTAAACCTTGCACACCCTATGGTTGCATGAAGATTCTGGAGAGTATTGATTATCCGATTCGTGGCGCGCGGGCTGTCATTGTTGGTGCCTCTAATATTGTGGGCAAGCCAATGGCTATGTTGCTTTTGCAAGCAGGTGCCACTGTGACAATTTGTAACAGTAAGACCCGTGACCTCGCTCACCACACTAAAGATGCAGACATTCTGGTAGTAGCTACCGGAAAACCGAGAATGGTTTCAGGCGATATGGTGAAAACTGGTGCAGTTGTCATTGATGTGGGTATCAATCGTCTTCCGGACGGCAAGCTTTGTGGTGATGTCGATTTTGATACTGCTAAATACATAGCCGGCTGGATTACCCCCGTTCCTGGTGGCGTTGGTCCAATGACAATCACTATGCTGCTCATGAATACCTTGGAAGCTGCCGAAAAGGCAGCTAAGCCTTAG
- a CDS encoding response regulator transcription factor, whose protein sequence is MNLATAKPNQAEVVYVVDDDEAVRDSLTWLLESNGYVVRCHASAERFLQSLQSTDKSTISCAILDVRMPGMSGLELQERLISENLPMPVAFITGHGDVSMAVSTMKRGAVDFIEKPFKENDLCGLVDRMLAKARVDYSQASQRKITQSLLSKLTGRERQVLERIVAGRLNKQIADDLGISIKTVEAHRANIMEKLNVNTVADLLRLALSDPQPN, encoded by the coding sequence ATGAACTTAGCCACTGCCAAACCCAACCAAGCCGAAGTTGTATATGTTGTTGATGATGATGAGGCTGTCCGCGATTCTCTTACCTGGCTTCTAGAAAGCAATGGCTACGTCGTTCGTTGTCACGCAAGCGCAGAACGTTTCTTACAGTCTCTACAAAGCACCGATAAGTCCACCATCTCTTGCGCCATCTTGGATGTGCGTATGCCAGGAATGTCTGGCCTTGAATTACAAGAGCGTTTGATTAGTGAAAATCTACCAATGCCTGTAGCCTTTATTACTGGTCACGGTGATGTCTCTATGGCAGTGTCCACTATGAAACGTGGTGCAGTCGATTTCATTGAAAAGCCTTTTAAAGAAAATGATCTCTGTGGTTTAGTCGATCGCATGCTTGCAAAAGCCAGAGTGGACTACTCACAAGCAAGTCAACGCAAAATTACGCAGAGCCTGCTGAGCAAATTGACTGGTCGTGAACGCCAAGTTTTGGAGCGCATCGTAGCCGGTCGTCTGAATAAGCAAATTGCCGATGACTTAGGCATCTCCATTAAGACTGTTGAGGCGCACCGTGCCAACATCATGGAAAAATTGAACGTCAATACCGTAGCGGACCTGCTCCGCTTAGCCTTATCCGATCCCCAGCCTAACTAA
- a CDS encoding PAS domain-containing sensor histidine kinase, translated as MKFTALISILFSPFKWLRKIRGFRLVYTPLIAIVLFTVVMGIILGTLHLQEKNQQEAALFRELSFAKQRIQLRFANNLEAFTSINRELAATEDQVKLNKIAFEQAEALALSNHEIIKIISLNQNLQNQWMAPQGSKNSNWIGNTQNGQASTSALNSTVELSKITGRAAFSKFMSLDIPSQDPLAKESSIVFWQVVPNIVGGEAIGYLAVLYSTQGVLDIIPSDLKAHYRFTLLADDERILSISSDRGTPKRSFSNQTSLDIGVLSPNLTLRIDTYPPPTNLTFRMLIGVLLGLSSFVIWSLWSVLKQMQVRQEAEASLRKETSFRNAMENSTPVGIRAHDMDKRITYVNRAFCEMTGWNPEELIGLKPPFPFWPDARREELSEKMNRALNSEVVSKKGIEGAILRRNGTLIETRTFIAPLINEKGKQTGWVTSLIDISEPKRIREELAASQDRFTTVLEGLDAAVSVVDLETNELLFANRFYRENFGNDSEGHFKLAGDINTIKTLHDIAEDMHESAPSIPASFLYQESESEEIQLSEDGNHWYEVRRRVIPWVDGELAQLQIATDITIRKEAEELARQQEERMQFTSRLTTMGEMASSLAHELNQPLSAISNYCMGVAKRLDGNIDPNLNKEVLPALEKASEQAHRAGTIIQRIRGFVKRSESQRKTSSIADIINDAVGLVEIEANRHRLSIESNIAANLREVSLDPVLILQVLVNLLKNGLDSMREAYPLSSRWSAPPVKISADLDTNIFPAMLRIRVTDSGGGIAESVIERMFEPFFSTKTDGMGMGLNICRSIIESHHGRLWASNIMDSEHTKLVGCTFTILLPIESSDSIGNA; from the coding sequence ATGAAATTTACGGCTTTGATTAGCATTCTCTTTAGTCCATTTAAATGGCTCCGAAAAATCCGGGGATTTAGGCTCGTTTACACCCCCCTGATTGCCATCGTGCTCTTTACCGTAGTCATGGGCATCATTCTGGGCACTTTGCACTTACAAGAAAAGAATCAACAAGAAGCCGCCCTATTTCGTGAACTGTCGTTTGCTAAGCAACGCATCCAATTGCGCTTTGCCAATAATCTAGAAGCGTTCACCAGTATTAATCGCGAACTGGCTGCTACCGAAGATCAAGTCAAGCTGAACAAAATTGCTTTTGAGCAAGCAGAGGCGCTTGCACTAAGCAACCATGAAATCATCAAAATCATTTCACTGAATCAAAATCTGCAGAATCAATGGATGGCCCCACAAGGCAGCAAGAATAGTAATTGGATTGGCAATACACAAAATGGCCAAGCTAGCACTAGCGCACTAAACAGTACGGTTGAATTAAGCAAAATTACTGGCAGAGCTGCATTTAGTAAATTCATGAGCTTGGATATTCCTAGTCAGGACCCATTGGCAAAAGAGAGCAGCATCGTGTTCTGGCAAGTAGTGCCCAATATCGTGGGCGGTGAGGCTATTGGATACCTAGCTGTGCTCTACTCCACCCAAGGAGTGTTGGATATTATTCCATCCGATCTAAAAGCCCACTACCGCTTTACCTTGCTGGCAGATGATGAACGCATTTTGTCTATTTCCTCTGATCGCGGGACACCTAAAAGATCTTTTAGCAACCAAACGAGTTTGGATATTGGAGTACTGAGTCCAAACCTGACCTTACGAATTGATACCTATCCTCCGCCAACAAATTTAACCTTTCGAATGTTGATTGGCGTGCTGTTGGGGTTGAGTTCCTTCGTGATTTGGAGTTTGTGGTCAGTCTTAAAACAGATGCAAGTTCGTCAAGAGGCGGAAGCCAGTTTGCGTAAAGAGACGAGCTTTCGAAATGCGATGGAAAACTCTACACCAGTTGGTATACGTGCGCATGATATGGATAAACGTATTACCTATGTCAATCGCGCATTCTGCGAAATGACTGGCTGGAACCCTGAAGAGCTCATTGGACTGAAGCCCCCTTTCCCCTTCTGGCCAGACGCTCGACGTGAAGAGTTGTCCGAGAAGATGAATCGGGCCTTGAACTCTGAAGTTGTCTCCAAAAAGGGTATTGAGGGAGCTATTTTGCGGCGCAATGGCACACTCATTGAAACCCGTACCTTCATTGCACCTTTAATTAATGAAAAAGGCAAACAAACCGGCTGGGTTACTTCTTTAATCGATATCTCTGAGCCCAAAAGGATTCGCGAAGAGTTAGCGGCCTCACAAGATCGCTTCACCACAGTTCTCGAGGGTCTAGATGCAGCGGTATCCGTAGTGGATCTAGAAACCAATGAACTTTTGTTTGCGAATCGCTTCTACCGAGAAAATTTTGGCAATGACTCTGAAGGGCATTTTAAATTAGCAGGCGATATCAATACCATTAAAACGCTGCATGATATCGCTGAAGATATGCACGAATCTGCGCCATCTATTCCCGCCTCTTTTTTATATCAAGAATCTGAGTCAGAGGAAATTCAGCTCAGCGAAGATGGCAACCACTGGTATGAGGTGCGTCGACGCGTGATCCCATGGGTAGATGGTGAGCTCGCTCAGTTGCAGATTGCTACCGACATCACCATCCGCAAAGAAGCTGAAGAGTTAGCGCGTCAACAAGAAGAACGGATGCAATTTACGAGTCGTCTCACCACAATGGGTGAAATGGCTTCTTCCCTTGCCCATGAATTGAATCAGCCACTCTCTGCAATTTCAAATTACTGCATGGGTGTCGCCAAGCGTTTAGATGGCAATATTGATCCTAATTTAAATAAAGAAGTTTTGCCAGCGCTAGAGAAAGCCTCAGAACAGGCTCATCGTGCAGGTACCATCATTCAACGCATTAGAGGATTTGTAAAGCGTAGTGAATCGCAACGCAAAACATCCTCAATAGCTGACATCATCAACGACGCAGTGGGCTTAGTAGAAATTGAAGCCAATCGTCATCGCTTAAGCATTGAATCAAATATTGCTGCAAATTTACGTGAAGTTAGCCTTGATCCTGTTCTGATATTGCAAGTATTAGTGAACCTGCTCAAAAATGGCTTGGATAGTATGCGGGAGGCCTACCCCCTGTCCTCGCGCTGGTCAGCCCCACCCGTCAAGATTAGCGCTGACTTGGACACCAATATTTTTCCGGCCATGCTCAGAATTCGGGTAACTGATTCTGGGGGTGGCATCGCCGAATCGGTGATTGAACGCATGTTTGAGCCGTTTTTCAGTACCAAAACCGATGGGATGGGCATGGGGCTGAATATTTGCCGCTCCATCATTGAATCCCACCACGGACGCCTCTGGGCATCCAATATTATGGATTCTGAACACACCAAGCTGGTCGGCTGCACCTTTACAATACTTCTACCCATAGAATCTTCGGATTCCATTGGAAATGCATAA
- the aceE gene encoding pyruvate dehydrogenase (acetyl-transferring), homodimeric type produces the protein MAAVPEQILGKQNSQDVDPGETQEWLQALDGVIHNEGADRAAYLIDQQISHARVNGVVQPFHAETPYINTIPVENQARLPGDQNIEHRIRSYTRWNAMAMVLRANKDTNVGGHISSFQSAATLYDVGFNHFWHAPSPEHGGDLIFVQGHSAPGVYARAYMLGRLSADQLNHFRQEVGGKGISSYPHPWLMPDFWQFPTVSMGLGPIMAIYQARFMRYLQDRGFIKNEGRKVWAFLGDGETDEPESLGAIGMAGREKLDNLIFVINCNLQRLDGPVRGNGSIIQELESEFRGAGWNVIKVVWGGHWDALFARDKKGILMQRLGEIVDGQYQTMKSKNGAYVRETVFNTPELKALVSDWSDDEIWQLNRGGHDPHKVYAAFHAAVNHKNQPTVILAHTIKGYGMGGSGEAMNIAHQAKKMNDDDVRRFRDRFEIPVKDEDLDEMPLVSFAEGSPELEYMKARRQELGGYLPQRRTKAESLPVPALDAFAPLLEATTEGREISTTMAFVRMLNTVVRDKTIGKRVVPIVPDESRTFGMEGMFRQLGIWNQLGQLYTPEDHDQLMFYKEDKTGQILQEGINEAGGMCDWIAAATSYSTHGVPMLPFYIFYSMFGFQRIGDLAWAAGDMRSRGFLLGGTAGRTTLNGEGLQHEDGHSHLWSGAVPNCISYDPTFSFELAVVIQDGMRRMLEVQEDVYYYVTLMNENYAHPAMPKGAEKDIIKGMYKLKSVGDDKAKLRVQLLGSGTIFREVIEAAELLQKDWGVASDLWGCPSFTELGRNWNAVHRSNLLNPTAAPALSHVEKCLKDTSGPVIAATDYVRLFAEQIRPAIQHLGRRYEVLGTDGFGRSDTREKLRDFFEVDRRWVVVTALRSLVDAGQMDRQKLAEAIKKYGIDTTKPNPMTV, from the coding sequence ATGGCTGCAGTTCCAGAGCAGATATTAGGTAAGCAAAATTCTCAGGATGTAGACCCTGGAGAAACCCAAGAATGGTTGCAGGCCTTAGATGGTGTCATTCATAACGAAGGCGCTGACAGAGCGGCTTACTTAATAGACCAGCAAATTTCTCATGCACGGGTCAATGGTGTCGTCCAACCTTTCCATGCAGAAACTCCTTACATCAATACGATCCCAGTTGAGAACCAAGCTCGGTTACCTGGTGATCAAAATATTGAGCACCGCATTCGTTCCTACACTCGGTGGAATGCAATGGCAATGGTCTTGCGTGCCAATAAAGATACAAACGTAGGCGGACACATCTCTTCTTTCCAGTCAGCAGCAACTTTATATGACGTTGGATTTAATCACTTCTGGCATGCCCCATCACCAGAACATGGTGGCGACCTAATTTTTGTTCAGGGCCACTCTGCACCAGGCGTTTACGCACGTGCTTATATGTTGGGCCGTTTATCAGCCGATCAGTTAAATCACTTCCGCCAAGAGGTTGGTGGCAAAGGGATTTCAAGCTATCCACACCCTTGGTTAATGCCGGACTTCTGGCAGTTCCCTACGGTATCGATGGGCCTTGGTCCGATCATGGCTATTTATCAAGCGCGTTTCATGCGTTACTTGCAAGACCGTGGCTTTATTAAGAATGAAGGTCGCAAGGTCTGGGCATTCTTGGGCGATGGCGAAACCGATGAACCTGAATCCTTGGGCGCTATTGGTATGGCCGGCCGTGAAAAGCTAGACAACCTCATCTTTGTGATTAACTGTAATTTGCAGCGTTTGGATGGTCCAGTACGCGGTAACGGCAGCATTATTCAAGAGCTTGAGAGTGAGTTCCGTGGCGCTGGTTGGAATGTCATCAAGGTGGTGTGGGGCGGCCATTGGGATGCCTTATTTGCGCGTGATAAAAAGGGTATCTTGATGCAACGTTTGGGCGAGATCGTTGACGGTCAGTACCAAACTATGAAATCAAAGAATGGTGCCTATGTCCGTGAGACCGTTTTCAATACGCCAGAGCTCAAAGCTTTAGTAAGTGATTGGAGTGATGATGAAATTTGGCAACTTAATCGTGGTGGTCATGATCCGCATAAAGTCTATGCAGCCTTTCATGCAGCGGTAAATCACAAAAATCAACCTACCGTTATTTTGGCTCACACCATTAAAGGTTACGGTATGGGTGGCTCCGGTGAGGCAATGAATATTGCGCACCAAGCGAAGAAGATGAACGACGACGACGTTCGCCGATTCCGCGATCGTTTTGAAATTCCCGTTAAAGACGAAGACCTTGATGAGATGCCTTTAGTTAGCTTTGCTGAAGGCAGCCCTGAATTGGAGTACATGAAGGCGCGCCGCCAAGAGTTAGGCGGTTACTTGCCGCAGCGTCGAACCAAGGCAGAGAGTTTGCCTGTACCAGCATTAGATGCATTTGCACCATTGTTGGAAGCAACTACTGAGGGTCGCGAGATCTCCACTACGATGGCTTTTGTCCGCATGCTCAATACTGTGGTGCGAGATAAAACCATTGGTAAGCGTGTAGTGCCGATTGTTCCAGATGAGTCCCGTACCTTTGGTATGGAAGGCATGTTCCGCCAACTCGGCATTTGGAACCAATTAGGCCAGCTTTACACCCCAGAAGATCACGATCAATTGATGTTCTATAAAGAGGATAAGACTGGTCAGATCTTGCAAGAGGGTATTAACGAAGCGGGTGGTATGTGCGATTGGATCGCCGCTGCAACTTCTTACTCTACACATGGCGTGCCCATGTTGCCTTTCTATATCTTCTACTCGATGTTTGGTTTTCAGCGTATCGGCGACTTAGCCTGGGCGGCTGGTGATATGCGTAGCCGCGGCTTCTTGTTAGGCGGTACTGCGGGTAGAACCACCTTAAACGGCGAAGGCTTGCAACACGAAGATGGTCACAGTCATCTTTGGAGTGGCGCAGTGCCAAACTGCATCAGCTACGACCCAACTTTCTCGTTTGAATTAGCAGTAGTGATTCAGGATGGTATGCGTCGTATGTTGGAAGTGCAGGAGGACGTTTATTACTACGTCACATTGATGAATGAGAACTATGCACATCCAGCGATGCCTAAAGGTGCTGAAAAAGACATCATTAAAGGAATGTACAAGCTCAAGTCAGTTGGTGACGATAAAGCGAAGTTGCGCGTTCAGCTCCTTGGTTCTGGCACCATCTTCCGTGAAGTGATTGAGGCTGCTGAGTTATTGCAAAAAGATTGGGGTGTAGCATCGGATTTATGGGGTTGCCCAAGTTTTACTGAGTTGGGTCGCAATTGGAATGCAGTACACCGCTCCAACTTGCTCAACCCAACTGCGGCGCCAGCTTTGTCCCATGTGGAAAAGTGCCTCAAAGATACTTCTGGCCCTGTGATTGCTGCAACCGACTACGTCCGTTTGTTTGCTGAGCAAATTCGTCCAGCAATTCAGCACCTAGGTCGCCGCTACGAAGTATTGGGTACGGATGGCTTTGGTCGTTCTGATACCCGTGAAAAACTCCGTGACTTCTTCGAAGTGGATCGTCGCTGGGTGGTTGTGACTGCCTTGAGATCTTTGGTGGATGCAGGCCAGATGGATCGTCAAAAACTGGCTGAAGCGATCAAGAAGTATGGCATCGACACTACTAAACCAAACCCAATGACGGTTTAA
- the aceF gene encoding dihydrolipoyllysine-residue acetyltransferase produces the protein MSQIIEIKVPDIGDYKDVPVIEVLVKAGDKIEKEQSIVVLESDKATMDVPSSHSGLVKEVKVKVGDSLSEGSVVITLEEGATAATPAQAAPAPVASPASSGGTPMEIKVPDIGDYKDVPVIEVLVKAGDKIEKEQSIVVLESDKATMDVPSTHSGVVKEVKVKVGDNLSEGSVVLILEGGSSAAAPVSAPAATTAPAPTKAVEPPIVRAPAPPPVSNVAPAVDAALSHASPSVRKFARELGVTITQVKGSGPKGRITQEDVQAFVKAAMSGGATSASASSGGSLGGLNLIPWPKVDFTKFGEIERQPLNRIKKLTAANLGRNWVMIPAVTYHEDADITDLEAFRVLTNKENEKKGVKITMLAFLMKAAVAALKKYPEFNSSLDGDDLILKKYFNIGFAADTPTGLVVPVIKDADKKGIFELAKETSELAALARDGKLKPDQMQGASFTISSLGGIGGTYFSPIVNAPEVAILGVSKAAMKPVWDGKQFVPRLICPLSLSADHRVIDGALATRFNVYIAQLLADFRRASL, from the coding sequence ATGAGTCAAATAATCGAAATCAAAGTCCCCGATATTGGTGACTATAAAGATGTGCCTGTTATTGAAGTGTTGGTGAAGGCCGGCGACAAGATTGAGAAAGAGCAATCTATCGTTGTACTGGAGTCTGATAAAGCAACGATGGATGTTCCCTCATCCCACTCTGGGCTTGTGAAAGAAGTGAAGGTCAAAGTGGGTGACAGCCTCTCTGAAGGATCTGTTGTGATCACTTTGGAAGAGGGCGCTACAGCGGCTACTCCAGCTCAAGCAGCCCCTGCTCCAGTTGCAAGCCCTGCAAGTTCTGGTGGTACACCTATGGAGATCAAAGTCCCCGATATTGGTGACTATAAAGATGTACCCGTGATTGAAGTGTTGGTGAAGGCCGGCGACAAGATTGAGAAAGAGCAATCTATCGTTGTACTGGAGTCTGATAAAGCCACTATGGATGTTCCTTCAACACACTCCGGCGTTGTTAAGGAAGTCAAAGTGAAAGTCGGCGACAACCTATCTGAGGGATCAGTGGTCTTGATTCTGGAAGGTGGATCTTCAGCTGCTGCCCCTGTAAGTGCACCAGCTGCAACTACAGCACCTGCACCCACTAAGGCAGTTGAGCCTCCAATTGTTCGTGCTCCAGCACCGCCTCCGGTGAGCAATGTAGCCCCAGCGGTGGATGCTGCGTTAAGTCATGCAAGTCCATCCGTACGTAAATTTGCGCGTGAGTTGGGCGTGACCATTACTCAGGTTAAGGGATCTGGCCCTAAGGGGCGCATTACTCAGGAAGATGTACAAGCTTTTGTGAAAGCCGCAATGAGTGGTGGCGCTACCAGTGCCTCAGCATCCAGTGGTGGCAGCTTGGGCGGTCTCAATTTGATCCCATGGCCAAAAGTGGATTTCACAAAGTTTGGTGAAATTGAGCGTCAACCCTTAAATCGAATTAAGAAGCTTACTGCAGCGAACCTTGGCCGCAATTGGGTGATGATTCCTGCGGTAACTTATCACGAGGATGCAGACATTACTGATTTGGAGGCATTCCGTGTGCTTACCAATAAAGAGAATGAAAAGAAGGGTGTCAAGATTACGATGCTCGCATTCTTAATGAAGGCTGCAGTTGCTGCTTTGAAGAAATATCCCGAGTTCAATAGCTCGCTCGATGGCGATGATCTAATTCTCAAAAAATATTTCAATATCGGCTTTGCTGCAGACACGCCAACGGGATTGGTTGTGCCGGTAATTAAAGACGCAGATAAAAAAGGTATCTTTGAGTTGGCTAAAGAGACTTCTGAGCTGGCTGCGCTTGCCCGTGATGGTAAGTTAAAGCCTGATCAGATGCAGGGCGCGAGCTTTACGATCTCCTCTTTAGGTGGCATTGGAGGAACTTACTTCTCTCCAATTGTGAATGCTCCTGAAGTCGCTATTCTGGGCGTTAGCAAAGCTGCCATGAAACCCGTTTGGGATGGTAAGCAATTTGTGCCACGTCTGATTTGCCCATTATCACTCTCTGCTGATCATCGCGTGATTGATGGCGCATTAGCAACTCGCTTCAATGTGTATATTGCACAACTTTTAGCCGACTTCCGTCGTGCTTCGCTGTAA
- the lpdA gene encoding dihydrolipoyl dehydrogenase: MAKQMILVPDIGDYSDVPVIEVLVKVGDVVEKEQPLLVLESDKATMEVPADAAGTVTSISVKLGDKVSKGTVIAEIEASAAAPVAKPAAVAAPAATSSTPAAAPAPAPVAGQYSGKVDHECEVLVLGAGPGGYSTAFRSADLGMNTVLVERYATLGGVCLNVGCIPSKALLHTTAVMDEVKTMSKHGITFGEPKIEIDQLRGYKDSVIAKLTGGLAGMAKARKVKTVRGLGRFLDAHHVEVELTNGTGQDLTGQKEVVRFQKAIIAAGSQPVKLPFLPEDPRIVDSTGALLLKSIPKRMLVIGGGIIGLEMATVYSTLGSRIDIAEMMDGLMAGADRDLEKVWEKFNAGRFEKVMLKTRAAKAEVKSDGIQVTFEGENAPAEPQTYDLVLVAVGRTPNGKKIDAGKAGVQVDERGFISVDKQMRTNVQNIFAIGDIVGQPMLAHKAVHEGHVAAEAAAGEKSYFDAKQIPSVAYTDPEVAWAGLTEEQCKAQGIAYEKGLFPWAASGRAIANGRDEGFTKLIFDAATHRIIGGGIVGTHAGDLIGEVCLAIEMGADAVDIGKTIHPHPTLGESVGLAAEAAHGHCTDLPPVKKKS, translated from the coding sequence ATGGCTAAGCAAATGATCCTCGTGCCTGATATTGGCGATTATTCTGATGTTCCAGTAATTGAAGTGCTGGTTAAAGTTGGTGATGTAGTTGAAAAAGAGCAGCCACTGTTAGTGCTCGAATCTGATAAGGCGACGATGGAAGTTCCAGCTGACGCTGCGGGAACCGTCACTAGCATTTCAGTAAAGTTGGGTGACAAGGTTAGTAAAGGCACAGTGATTGCTGAGATTGAGGCAAGTGCTGCTGCCCCTGTAGCTAAGCCTGCTGCTGTGGCTGCACCAGCTGCCACTTCATCTACTCCTGCTGCGGCTCCAGCCCCAGCCCCCGTTGCTGGTCAATACAGTGGCAAAGTGGATCATGAATGTGAAGTATTGGTACTCGGTGCGGGCCCTGGTGGCTATAGCACGGCATTTAGAAGTGCTGATTTGGGTATGAATACTGTTTTAGTAGAGCGTTACGCTACCTTGGGTGGCGTGTGCTTGAACGTTGGCTGTATTCCCTCAAAAGCTTTGCTGCATACCACTGCGGTGATGGATGAAGTCAAAACCATGTCTAAGCATGGCATCACTTTTGGTGAACCCAAGATCGAGATTGATCAACTGCGTGGCTATAAAGATTCTGTGATTGCTAAATTGACCGGTGGATTGGCTGGTATGGCAAAAGCCCGTAAGGTCAAAACCGTGCGTGGCTTAGGACGATTTTTAGACGCTCATCACGTTGAAGTGGAATTAACCAATGGCACTGGTCAAGACCTGACTGGCCAAAAAGAAGTAGTGCGCTTTCAGAAGGCCATTATTGCTGCAGGCAGTCAGCCTGTGAAATTGCCATTCTTGCCAGAAGATCCCCGAATTGTGGATAGTACTGGCGCTTTATTACTCAAGAGTATTCCGAAGCGCATGCTCGTGATTGGCGGTGGCATTATTGGTTTAGAGATGGCAACCGTGTACAGCACGCTTGGTTCACGCATTGATATTGCAGAGATGATGGATGGTCTGATGGCTGGTGCTGATCGCGACCTAGAAAAAGTCTGGGAGAAGTTTAATGCCGGACGCTTTGAAAAAGTCATGCTGAAGACGCGCGCTGCTAAAGCGGAAGTGAAATCGGATGGCATTCAAGTGACTTTTGAAGGCGAGAATGCCCCAGCAGAACCACAAACATATGATTTGGTATTGGTGGCGGTAGGTCGGACTCCAAATGGTAAGAAGATTGATGCGGGCAAGGCCGGTGTTCAGGTGGACGAGCGGGGCTTCATTTCAGTGGATAAACAAATGCGCACCAATGTGCAAAATATCTTTGCTATTGGGGATATTGTTGGTCAACCCATGTTGGCACACAAAGCAGTGCATGAAGGTCATGTCGCTGCTGAAGCTGCAGCGGGTGAAAAGTCTTACTTTGATGCCAAGCAAATCCCATCCGTTGCCTATACAGACCCTGAGGTAGCTTGGGCTGGTTTAACTGAGGAGCAGTGTAAAGCTCAAGGCATTGCCTACGAGAAGGGGCTCTTCCCATGGGCTGCAAGTGGTCGTGCAATTGCAAATGGTCGTGATGAAGGTTTCACCAAATTGATATTTGATGCAGCCACCCATCGCATTATTGGTGGCGGTATTGTCGGAACCCACGCAGGTGATCTGATAGGTGAAGTCTGCTTAGCCATCGAGATGGGTGCTGATGCGGTAGATATTGGCAAAACTATTCATCCACATCCCACGCTAGGTGAGTCTGTGGGTCTGGCAGCTGAAGCAGCGCATGGGCACTGTACAGATTTACCACCAGTGAAGAAGAAGTCCTAA
- a CDS encoding phasin family protein yields MNLTPEQIAAAQKANLETLSGLTNQALQSIEKLVELNMHIAKQSLSDSMTSARKALEVKDIQQLLAHQAEAVQPMAEKIMAYSRHLYELAHETQNNFTKSAEKEFQAGQEKINALVEEWTKNAPAGSDAAVQAMKQAIASANNVFETSQKAVKHAVEVAQTNLSTATDTVMKAADTATKAAKKK; encoded by the coding sequence ATGAACTTAACACCAGAACAAATCGCAGCAGCGCAAAAAGCCAATTTAGAAACCTTGAGTGGTTTGACCAATCAAGCGCTCCAGAGTATTGAGAAACTCGTTGAACTCAATATGCATATTGCCAAACAAAGTTTGAGCGACAGCATGACTAGCGCAAGAAAAGCTTTAGAAGTTAAAGATATCCAGCAGCTCTTAGCCCATCAAGCTGAAGCAGTGCAGCCTATGGCAGAGAAAATTATGGCTTATAGCCGCCACTTGTACGAGTTGGCTCATGAGACTCAAAACAACTTCACTAAGTCTGCTGAAAAAGAATTTCAAGCAGGTCAAGAAAAAATCAATGCATTGGTAGAAGAGTGGACGAAGAATGCCCCCGCCGGTTCCGATGCAGCGGTGCAGGCAATGAAGCAAGCAATTGCTTCTGCAAACAATGTGTTTGAAACTAGCCAGAAAGCAGTGAAGCACGCGGTTGAGGTAGCACAAACAAATCTCAGCACGGCTACTGACACTGTGATGAAAGCTGCAGATACCGCAACGAAAGCTGCAAAAAAGAAATAA